The nucleotide sequence CGGCAACAAGCTGGCAGTCCGTCGCTTTTTCTCCGAACAAAAAGCTGCCCACTATTCAGCGGACAGCTTTGCTTTCTTCATTCTTTTATGAATAACACTCCACGCTTCGTCTTTTCCCTGTCCAGTTTCGGAAGAGAAAATAACGATATCGTCTGTCGGTTCAAATTCGAGCGCTTCTTTCACTACCTTTAAATGCTTTTGCCACTTGCCTTTTGGTATTTTATCGGCTTTAGTGGCCACGACCACAACAGGGATTTCATAATGCTTTAAAAAATTATACATCATGACATCGTCTTCTGTCGGAGAGTGCCTCAAGTCAACAATCAGCACACATGCCCGCAACTGTTCCCTTGTCGTTAAATACGTTTCAATCATTTTGCCCCATGATTCCCGTTCTTTTTTGGAAACTTTCGCAAATCCATATCCCGGTACATCAACAAAATAAAGGGACTCCTCAATTTTATAAAAATTGAGCGTCTGTGTTTTCCCCGGCTTAGATGAGATCCGAGCCATGCTTTTACGCTGAATCATTTTATTAATAAAAGAGGACTTTCCTACATTAGAGCGTCCAGCCAGCGCAAATTCCGGAAGAGAACCTTCCGGATATTGTGCTGGTTTTACTGCACTGATAACAAGTTCTACTTGATTAACCTTCATAATTTTCTCCTGTCAGCGCAACTTTTAATACATCATCCATGTGAGAGGCAAGAATGTATGTTAAATCGTTGCGCACACTTTCTGGCACATCTTCAATATCTTTCTCATTATCCTGTGGCAGGATAATTGTTTTGAGCCCGGCTCTATGGGCACCAAGCGATTTTTCTTTCACACCGCCAATGGGCAGCACACGGCCACGAAGAGTGATTTCACCGGTCATTCCAACTTCCCGACGAATTGGACGGGCTGTTAATGCTGAGACAAGCGCCGTAGCCATTGTAATGCCGGCAGATGGGCCATCCTTTGGCACAGCGCCTTCCGGGACGTGAATATGAATGTCATATTTCTCGTGGAAGTCAGCTTCAATATTCAGTTCTTCGGCCTTGGAACGAACATAACTGAATGCAGCCTGTGCGGATTCTTTCATTACGTCCCCGAGCTTCCCAGTTAAGATTAGCTTGCCTTTTCCTGGGGACAAGGACACTTCTATTTGCAGTGTATCTCCGCCGGAAGCTGTATAAGCCAGTCCGTTGGCTACACCAACCTGGTTAACCGTTTCAGCCTGTCCATAGCGGAAGATGCGCTTTCCTAAAAATTCTTCCAAGTTCTTACTCGTTACGACTACACGCTTTTTTTCCTCCGAGACGATCATTTTGGCTGTTTTTCGGCAAATTGCTGCAAGCTGACGCTCAAGGCTACGAACGCCCGCTTCACGTGTATAATAACGGACCACATCTTGAATCGCATCATCCCTTACCTGAAGCTGAGATTTTGTGAGCCCATGCTCCTCCACTTGCTTCGGAAGCAAATGAGATTTTGCAATATGAATTTTCTCCAGCTCCGTATAGCCCGCAATTGTAATGATTTCCATCCGGTCGCGAAGAGGGCCTGGGATCGTTGCCAGGTCATTAGCTGTCGCAATGAACATCACTTTCGATAAGTCGTATGTTTCTTCAATGTAATGATCACTAAAGTTAAAGTTTTGCTCAGGGTCCAGCACTTCGAGCATGGCTGCGGACGGATCGCCTCTAAAGTCACTTGACATTTTATCAATTTCATCAAGTAAAAAGACTGGGTTAATTGTCTCTGCTTTTTTCATACCTTGAATAATCCGGCCAGGCATGGCTCCGACATATGTGCGGCGGTGGCCGCGGATTTCTGATTCGTCACGCACGCCGCCAAGAGAAATCCGGACAAAGTTTCTGCCAAGTGATTCGGCAATGGAGCGTGCCAATGATGTTTTACCGACCCCTGGCGGTCCTGCTAAACATAGAATAGGCCCTTTAAGAGACTGGGTAAGCTGCTGAACAGCCAAATATTCAAGCACACGCTCTTTCACTTTTTCCAATCCATAATGATCGCGATTTAAAATGGCTTCTGCTTTTTCAATATCCAGGTCATCTTTCGTCGCTTTCGTCCACGGCAGTGTAACGAGCCATTCAAGATAGTTGCGGATAACGGCACTTTCTGCCGCGCTTGAAGGAATTTTCTCATAACGATTCAATTCCTTTAAGGCGGTCTTTTTCACATGCTCAGGCATGTCCGCTTCTTCGATTCGTTTCAACAGCTCCTCGACTTCACCGGTTTTGCCTTCTTTATCGCCCAGCTCCTGCTGAATTGCCTTCATTTGCTCACGCAGAAAATATTCTTTTTGTGTGCGCTCCATAGATGTTTTCACACGCTGACCGATTTTCTTCTCTAAATTCAACACTTGCTTTTCGTTATTTAATAAATCAATGATTCGGTTAAGACGGTTCTTTACATCAAACGTCTCAAGAATCTCTTGTTTATCTTTCATTTTAATCGGCAAGTGAGAAGCGATGATATCGGCCAACCGGCCCGGTTCGTCAATATCGGCTACCGTAGAATAGGTTTCTGCAGAAATTTTCTTCGACAGCTTGATATACTGTTCAAAGTACTCCAGCAGTGTGCGCATCAGCGCTTCAGTTTCTATATCTTTTGCTGCATCGTCCTCGTGCACTTCAACTGTTGCCAAATAAAAAGTTTCTTTATCATCAAGCTGCTTAATAACCGCGCGGTTTAAGCCCTCAACGAGTACACGGATGGTTCCATTTGGTAGCTTCAACATTTGTTTTACTTTCGTTAATGTTCCTGTTTCAAACAAATCCTCTCGTAAAGGATCGTCTATATTGGAATCTTTTTGAGTGGATAAAAAAATCAAATGATTGTCTAGCATTGCCTGCTCCAACGCCTCGATCGAGCGATCACGGCCAACATCCAGGTGCAGAACCATTGTAGGGTACACTAATAATCCCCGGAGTGGCAGGAGGGGCACAGTGTGAACAGTTTGATTACTCATAAACATAACCTCCATCACTTCAAACATCAGGCGAAATAGCTGCCTGTTCTCTCTTTTACGCTTTCTGCCGCAAAATAGGTGTTTTGTACAATCTTATCTTATTTAAATAGGAGTGTCCATTATTGAACGGGATATCACGTTCCCGTCTTTTTACCTATTCCTCACTTTGGCAGAAAACAAACAACAGGGCTGCCTTAAAAGTAAAAAAATGATCACTTTATAAGGCAGCCTTTCTTCTGCTATGCTATATTGATTTCTTTTCCTTCGATAAAATATTCCCCGGCTGAACGAGTCCTTTCTGTTCTGCCTGCTTATCAAAGAAATGATCAAATGCTTCTTTAAGCTGGGAAACTGGAATGAGCTCCACCCCTTCCACTTTCTGTAAAAGAAGTGTGTCATTTTCTTTTGGAAAAAGCACCTTTTTTGCCCCCGCTTCTTTAGCGGCTATCACTTTTTGTAAAACGCCCCCGACCGGTTTTATCTGCCCGTGGAGGCCGATTTCTCCCGTAATCGCTGCTGTTCGATCCGCCGGATGATTGTATATTGCTGAATAAATGGATAGTGCTATCGCCGCTCCGGCAGACGGGCCATCTACAGGCATGCCTCCGGGAAAGTTAACAAAAATATCAAACTGCTCCACCGGCACACCCAGCGATTTTAGAACGGTCACCGCATTGTCTACTGACCCTTTGGCCATGCTCTTTCGTTTGATTGATTTTGCTGGCTGGTTGAATGTTTCTTCTTCAACAATCCCAGTCACTGTTACTGTCCCTTTGTCTGCCGCAGGAAGAACAGCGGCCTCAATACTGAGAAGAGCTCCACTGTTTGGCCCGGTTACAGCTAGTCCATTAATCAGACCAATTCTTGACTCTTCAGGAATCCGCGATTCCCATTTTGGTGCTAGTCGGCTTGAGCGGATCACCCATTCCACTTCCTCATTGTATATTTCTTTTCGATTCTCCATCATCGCTAGGCCGGAAGCCATCTGTACAAGGTTTACAGCTTCCCGGCCGTTACGGGTATGCCCAGCGATCAGAGCTAGTCCTTTTTCAGAGAGATTCATCCCCGCCTTTTCGGCAGCTTTACGAGCGATATCTGTTAAATGTTTATTATCTAATTCATTGAAATACACTTCTTGACAGCGAGAACGAATGGCAGCTGGGATTTCCTCGGGCTGTTTAGTCGTTGCACCAATCAATCGAAAATCCGCTGGCAGTCCCTTCTTAAAAATATCATGGATGTGTCTTGGAATATTATCATTTTCCTCACTATAGTACACGCTCTCAAGAAGTACTTTTCGATCCTCTAACACTTTTAATAGCTTGTTCATCTGAATAGGGTGCAATTCCCCAATTTCATCAATAAACAAAATACCGCCGTGTGCATTGCTTACTGCCCCTTTTTTAGGCTGAGGAATACCTGCCTGCCCCAGAGCACCAGCCCCTTGATATATCGGGTCGTGTACAGAGCCGATAAGCGGATCGGCAATGCCTCTCTCATCAAACCGGGCTGTAGTGGCATCCAGTTCCACAAACACTGCAGACGGAGCAAACGGAGAGCGCTTATTCTTTTTTGCTTCCTCAAGCACGAGACGGGCCGCTGCTGTTTTCCCCACTCCCGGCGGCCCATAAATGATGACATGCTGTGGATGGGCGCCGCAAAGAGCTGCTCGCAATGCTTTAATGCCTTCTTCCTGACCAATGATATCTGAAAAATTTTGCGGACGGATTTTTTCAGCAAGCGGCTTTGTCAAAGAAATTGCCCGCATTTTTCCCATAGCTTCCATTTCCTTTTTCGATTCCTTGTCAATCGTTATTCTGCTCGTATGCTGTTTTTTGAGCATCGTGAGAAAATAAAGACTGATAATCAGCCCAAACACAAGCTGACCCGCGATTGCAATTGCTGTCCAATTCATATCGTATCCTCCCATACCAGCAAAGTGAACCCTGCATAGACGGCTGACTTTTCTCCAAAGGTTTACGGTCTTCTGTTC is from Bacillus sp. PK3_68 and encodes:
- the lon gene encoding endopeptidase La; this encodes MSNQTVHTVPLLPLRGLLVYPTMVLHLDVGRDRSIEALEQAMLDNHLIFLSTQKDSNIDDPLREDLFETGTLTKVKQMLKLPNGTIRVLVEGLNRAVIKQLDDKETFYLATVEVHEDDAAKDIETEALMRTLLEYFEQYIKLSKKISAETYSTVADIDEPGRLADIIASHLPIKMKDKQEILETFDVKNRLNRIIDLLNNEKQVLNLEKKIGQRVKTSMERTQKEYFLREQMKAIQQELGDKEGKTGEVEELLKRIEEADMPEHVKKTALKELNRYEKIPSSAAESAVIRNYLEWLVTLPWTKATKDDLDIEKAEAILNRDHYGLEKVKERVLEYLAVQQLTQSLKGPILCLAGPPGVGKTSLARSIAESLGRNFVRISLGGVRDESEIRGHRRTYVGAMPGRIIQGMKKAETINPVFLLDEIDKMSSDFRGDPSAAMLEVLDPEQNFNFSDHYIEETYDLSKVMFIATANDLATIPGPLRDRMEIITIAGYTELEKIHIAKSHLLPKQVEEHGLTKSQLQVRDDAIQDVVRYYTREAGVRSLERQLAAICRKTAKMIVSEEKKRVVVTSKNLEEFLGKRIFRYGQAETVNQVGVANGLAYTASGGDTLQIEVSLSPGKGKLILTGKLGDVMKESAQAAFSYVRSKAEELNIEADFHEKYDIHIHVPEGAVPKDGPSAGITMATALVSALTARPIRREVGMTGEITLRGRVLPIGGVKEKSLGAHRAGLKTIILPQDNEKDIEDVPESVRNDLTYILASHMDDVLKVALTGENYEG
- the lonB gene encoding ATP-dependent protease LonB, translated to MNWTAIAIAGQLVFGLIISLYFLTMLKKQHTSRITIDKESKKEMEAMGKMRAISLTKPLAEKIRPQNFSDIIGQEEGIKALRAALCGAHPQHVIIYGPPGVGKTAAARLVLEEAKKNKRSPFAPSAVFVELDATTARFDERGIADPLIGSVHDPIYQGAGALGQAGIPQPKKGAVSNAHGGILFIDEIGELHPIQMNKLLKVLEDRKVLLESVYYSEENDNIPRHIHDIFKKGLPADFRLIGATTKQPEEIPAAIRSRCQEVYFNELDNKHLTDIARKAAEKAGMNLSEKGLALIAGHTRNGREAVNLVQMASGLAMMENRKEIYNEEVEWVIRSSRLAPKWESRIPEESRIGLINGLAVTGPNSGALLSIEAAVLPAADKGTVTVTGIVEEETFNQPAKSIKRKSMAKGSVDNAVTVLKSLGVPVEQFDIFVNFPGGMPVDGPSAGAAIALSIYSAIYNHPADRTAAITGEIGLHGQIKPVGGVLQKVIAAKEAGAKKVLFPKENDTLLLQKVEGVELIPVSQLKEAFDHFFDKQAEQKGLVQPGNILSKEKKSI
- the yihA gene encoding ribosome biogenesis GTP-binding protein YihA/YsxC; amino-acid sequence: MKVNQVELVISAVKPAQYPEGSLPEFALAGRSNVGKSSFINKMIQRKSMARISSKPGKTQTLNFYKIEESLYFVDVPGYGFAKVSKKERESWGKMIETYLTTREQLRACVLIVDLRHSPTEDDVMMYNFLKHYEIPVVVVATKADKIPKGKWQKHLKVVKEALEFEPTDDIVIFSSETGQGKDEAWSVIHKRMKKAKLSAE